The following are from one region of the Quercus robur chromosome 1, dhQueRobu3.1, whole genome shotgun sequence genome:
- the LOC126690454 gene encoding methionine aminopeptidase 1B, chloroplastic, translated as MASLQLPSSLHGEPLSNSTMFMGMRAPLTFSPYTLSGKHLHSRNQFIVFSKKLWGLEEAMRIRRERELTSVTKVKRRPPLRRGKVSPRLPMPDHIPKPPYVGSNLLPEISSEYQIHDSEGIARMRAACELAARVLDNAGKLVRPSVTTDEIDKAVHQMIIDAGAYPSPLGYGRFPKSVCTSVNECMCHGIPDSRQLQDGDIINIDVTVYLNGYHGDTSKTFFCGDVSDEMKRLVKVTEECLERGIAICKDGAQFKKIGKRISEHAEKYGYGVVERFVGHGVGTVFHSEPIIYHHRNDEAGFMVEGQTFTIEPILTLGSIDCITWPDNWTTVTADGSAAAQFEHSILITRTGAEILTTY; from the exons ATGGCATCTCTGCAACTGCCATCATCCTTGCATGGTGAACCTTTATCAAACTCAACTATGTTCATGGGGATGAGGGCCCCACTCACCTTCTCACCCTATACTCTCTCTG GAAAACATTTGCATTCTCGAAACCAATTTATTGTATTTTCCAAGAAGCTATGGGGTTTGGAGGAGGCAATGAGAATCAGAAG AGAACGTGAGCTTACAAGTGTGACAAAGGTCAAAAGAAGGCCACCATTGAGGCGGGGAAAGGTATCACCACGTCTTCCCATGCCTGATCACATACCAAAGCCTCCTTATGTAGGTTCAAATTTGTTGCCGGAAATTTCAAGTGAATACCAAATTCATGATTCTGAAGGCATTGCTCGCATGAGGGCTGCATGTGAGCTTGCTGCTCGTGTCTTAGACAATGCAGGAAAATTGGTTAGG CCGTCTGTTACAACAGATGAAATTGACAAAGCAGTGCACCAAATGATTATTGATGCTGGTGCTTATCCCTCACCTCTTGGCTATGGGAGATTTCCAAAGAGTGTATGTACATCGGTTAATGAGTGCATGTGCCACGGAATACCTGATTCTCGCCAGTTACAG GATGGTGACATAATAAATATTGATGTAACGGTCTACCTAAAT GGATATCATGGAGACAcatcaaaaacatttttttgtggAGATGTTAGTGATGAGATGAAACGCCTCGTGAAG GTTACTGAAGAGTGCTTGGAGAGAGGCATAGCTATTTGCAAAGATGGTGCTCAATTTAAGAAAATTGGAAAGAGAATTAG TGAGCATGCTGAAAAATATGGATATGGTGTGGTGGAGCGTTTTGTTGGCCATGGTGTGGGAACTGTATTTCACTCTGAACCAATTATATATCATCACC GCAATGACGAGGCTGGTTTCATGGTAGAAGGTCAGACATTTACTATTG AACCAATTCTTACACTTGGAAGTATTGATTGTATAACATGGCCAGACAACTGGACAACTGTAACCGCTGATGGTAGCGCTGCTGCACAGTTTGAGCATTCCATTTTGATTACTAGAACTGGCGCAGAAATTTTGACAACATACTGA